In Massilia forsythiae, one DNA window encodes the following:
- a CDS encoding HDOD domain-containing protein has protein sequence MDRIDALKRIAAQAARGDLSFPTNVDATLKLQRALANPDCHVDEAARLVQTEPLLAARTVAIANSAAYNRFGNDVTNVRSAVQRVGFRTLGALAASVIVRQLAGGITDPELRAKSDQLWRHSAHVAALSQVIAKRVSHVDPETAMFAGIVHEVGGFYLLSRAAEFPGLLEGGADDWIEHGETMIGRGVLLKLGVPAPVMGAIEALWNGMRALPPETLGDTLLLANDLSPVGSPLMERPGAAGIQTAATIDFAVGEGTLTLILEESAAEVRGLSAALS, from the coding sequence ATGGATAGAATCGACGCCCTCAAGCGCATCGCCGCACAAGCCGCCCGCGGCGACCTCAGCTTTCCTACCAACGTCGACGCCACGCTCAAGCTGCAGCGCGCGCTCGCCAATCCCGATTGCCACGTCGATGAGGCCGCGCGCCTGGTGCAGACCGAGCCCTTGCTGGCCGCGCGCACCGTCGCCATCGCCAACTCGGCCGCCTACAACCGCTTCGGCAACGACGTCACCAACGTGCGCAGCGCCGTGCAGCGCGTCGGCTTCCGTACGCTGGGAGCGCTGGCGGCGTCGGTGATCGTGCGCCAGCTGGCCGGCGGCATCACCGACCCGGAACTGCGCGCCAAGTCGGACCAGTTGTGGCGGCACTCGGCGCACGTCGCCGCGCTGTCGCAGGTGATCGCCAAGCGCGTCTCGCACGTCGATCCGGAAACCGCCATGTTCGCCGGCATCGTGCACGAGGTCGGCGGCTTTTACCTGCTGTCGCGCGCGGCCGAGTTCCCGGGCCTGCTGGAAGGCGGCGCCGACGACTGGATCGAGCATGGCGAAACCATGATCGGCCGCGGCGTCCTGCTCAAGCTGGGCGTGCCGGCGCCGGTGATGGGCGCGATCGAGGCGCTGTGGAACGGCATGCGCGCGCTGCCGCCGGAAACCCTGGGCGACACGCTGCTGCTGGCGAACGATTTGTCGCCGGTGGGTTCGCCGCTGATGGAGCGTCCCGGCGCCGCCGGCATCCAGACCGCCGCCACCATCGACTTCGCGGTCGGCGAAGGCACCCTCACGCTGATCCTGGAAGAATCCGCCGCCGAAGTACGCGGATTGAGCGCCGCCCTGTCCTGA
- the secF gene encoding protein translocase subunit SecF — translation MEFFKIKRDIPFMRHALIFNVISALTFVAAVFFLLHRGLNYSVEFTGGTTMELRYNHAADQDKIRHNLEKLGFEPVVTSFGAASDIMLRLPPLKNSTGVAPSATVFNALCAAEGGTPKQIQETTDKGENITRTSCVNAAGAEVVKLQRVDSVGSQVGDELAQNGLNALIMVVVGVMIYLAVRFEWKFAVAAIIANLHDVVIILGFFAFFQWEFSLTVLAAILAVLGYSVNESVVIFDRIRETFRKQRKMSVTEVIDHAITSTISRTIITHGCTEMMVLSMLFFGGQALHYFAVALTIGILFGIYSSVFVAAAIAMWLGVKREDLIKPVKERDETDGAVV, via the coding sequence ATGGAATTTTTCAAAATCAAACGGGACATCCCGTTCATGCGCCATGCGTTGATCTTCAACGTGATCTCGGCGCTGACCTTCGTCGCCGCGGTATTCTTCCTGTTGCACAGGGGCCTGAACTACTCGGTCGAGTTCACCGGCGGCACCACCATGGAGCTGCGCTACAACCATGCGGCCGACCAGGACAAGATCCGCCACAATCTGGAAAAGCTGGGCTTCGAACCGGTGGTGACCAGCTTCGGCGCCGCCAGCGACATCATGCTGCGCCTGCCGCCGCTGAAGAACTCCACCGGCGTGGCGCCTTCGGCCACCGTGTTCAACGCGCTGTGCGCGGCCGAAGGCGGCACCCCGAAGCAGATCCAGGAAACCACCGACAAGGGCGAGAACATCACCCGCACCAGCTGCGTGAACGCCGCCGGCGCCGAAGTGGTGAAGCTGCAGCGCGTCGACTCGGTCGGCTCGCAGGTCGGCGACGAACTGGCGCAGAACGGCCTGAACGCGCTGATCATGGTGGTGGTGGGCGTGATGATCTACCTGGCCGTGCGCTTCGAGTGGAAGTTCGCGGTGGCGGCGATCATCGCCAACCTGCACGACGTGGTGATCATCCTGGGCTTTTTTGCCTTCTTCCAGTGGGAATTCTCGCTGACCGTGCTGGCGGCGATCCTGGCGGTGCTGGGTTATTCGGTCAACGAATCGGTGGTGATCTTCGACCGTATCCGCGAGACCTTCCGCAAGCAGCGCAAGATGAGCGTGACCGAGGTCATCGACCACGCGATCACCAGCACCATCTCGCGCACCATCATCACCCACGGTTGTACCGAGATGATGGTGCTGTCGATGCTGTTCTTCGGCGGCCAGGCGCTGCATTATTTCGCCGTGGCGCTGACCATCGGCATCCTGTTCGGCATCTATTCGTCGGTGTTCGTGGCCGCCGCCATCGCCATGTGGCTGGGCGTCAAGCGCGAAGACCTGATCAAGCCGGTCAAGGAGCGCGACGAGACCGACGGCGCCGTGGTGTAA